The Sediminispirochaeta bajacaliforniensis DSM 16054 genome includes a window with the following:
- a CDS encoding glycosyltransferase domain-containing protein translates to MARNVVYTAIFNNYDRLKPIKFHATHCDFVCFTSCDKRKKYRGWTLIPFSDDRFDAVMSNRFLKIHPHLVLGQYEKSLYIDGNIEVLQDPSRLLDTILLQERIAAPQHRMKNCAYEEGEYCIKINKAPQKDVLDQLANYEAAGFPRNWGLTENNLLVRRHNDPEVIKLMDCWWEQLQRWSKRDQICFPFCQWQTGITVKAIALDIRLPNRYFRWWQHDTKAIGMIRRQYRILKKKIMWRLYRFREKNCSIL, encoded by the coding sequence TTGGCACGCAATGTTGTATATACTGCAATCTTCAATAATTACGATCGTTTAAAGCCCATCAAATTTCATGCGACGCATTGTGATTTCGTATGTTTTACTTCATGTGATAAAAGGAAAAAATATCGGGGGTGGACGCTCATACCTTTTTCTGACGACAGATTTGATGCTGTTATGAGCAATAGATTTCTTAAGATTCATCCGCATCTTGTGCTGGGGCAATATGAAAAATCATTATATATAGACGGGAATATTGAAGTTTTGCAGGATCCTTCCCGCCTCTTAGATACTATTTTATTACAAGAGAGGATTGCTGCACCCCAGCACCGCATGAAAAACTGTGCCTATGAAGAGGGCGAGTATTGTATCAAGATCAATAAGGCTCCTCAAAAAGATGTTCTCGATCAATTAGCCAACTACGAGGCCGCTGGATTTCCTCGGAACTGGGGATTGACAGAGAATAACCTTTTAGTGCGGAGGCATAATGATCCTGAGGTAATAAAGCTTATGGATTGTTGGTGGGAACAATTGCAGAGATGGTCAAAAAGAGATCAGATATGTTTCCCTTTTTGCCAATGGCAAACAGGTATAACCGTGAAAGCAATTGCATTGGATATACGATTGCCCAATAGGTATTTCAGATGGTGGCAACACGATACTAAAGCAATTGGTATGATAAGAAGACAATATCGAATCCTGAAGAAAAAAATTATGTGGCGATTATATCGTTTTAGAGAGAAAAATTGCAGCATTTT
- a CDS encoding NAD-dependent epimerase/dehydratase family protein, protein MKKILVTGAAGFIGHATVCTLLDAGWAVVGIDSINDYYDTALKYARLHTTGIGEKVVEYGKMIGSSRYPEYRFMQLALEDKDVVTRLFREENFDVVCNLAAQAGVRYSLENPFAYADSNLTGFLSILEACRHADVPYLVYASSSSVYGENRSVPFRESDRVDNPVSLYAATKKANELMASAYSRLYGFSTVGLRFFTVYGPWGRPDMAPTLFLSAMFEGRPIKVFNNGNMKRDFTYIDDIVSGVVQVISSPKNDGSHTLYNIGRGKPVDLTEFIDLLEKYSGRKAQRNLLPIQPGDVPITWADTSCLERDFAYKPSTPVETGVAKFVEWYRDFYGE, encoded by the coding sequence GTGAAGAAAATACTTGTAACAGGAGCGGCGGGGTTTATCGGTCATGCAACCGTCTGCACATTGCTTGATGCAGGATGGGCGGTTGTCGGTATCGATTCGATCAATGACTATTATGATACAGCCTTGAAATATGCACGCCTTCATACGACCGGTATCGGGGAGAAGGTTGTGGAATATGGAAAAATGATAGGTTCTTCCCGTTACCCCGAATACCGTTTTATGCAATTGGCCCTTGAAGATAAAGATGTCGTTACCCGTCTTTTTCGGGAAGAGAATTTTGATGTTGTCTGTAACTTGGCGGCGCAGGCCGGGGTTCGTTATAGTCTGGAAAATCCTTTTGCGTATGCGGATAGCAATTTGACTGGGTTCCTTTCGATTCTTGAGGCATGCCGTCATGCCGACGTCCCGTATCTTGTGTATGCATCAAGTTCCAGTGTCTATGGGGAAAATCGTTCGGTTCCTTTTCGGGAAAGCGATCGGGTTGATAATCCGGTCAGCTTGTACGCTGCCACTAAAAAAGCCAACGAGCTTATGGCATCTGCCTATAGTCGCCTATACGGCTTTTCTACTGTGGGGCTCCGCTTTTTTACCGTATACGGTCCTTGGGGGCGTCCCGATATGGCTCCGACACTTTTTCTTTCCGCAATGTTTGAAGGCAGGCCCATCAAGGTATTCAATAACGGTAATATGAAGCGGGATTTTACCTATATCGACGATATTGTTTCAGGGGTTGTCCAGGTTATTTCTTCTCCTAAAAATGATGGCTCCCACACTCTCTACAATATAGGGAGGGGGAAACCTGTCGATCTCACGGAATTCATCGACCTGCTTGAGAAATATTCCGGACGTAAGGCCCAAAGGAATTTACTTCCTATACAGCCGGGCGATGTTCCTATCACCTGGGCCGATACCTCCTGCCTGGAACGGGATTTCGCCTACAAGCCCTCTACGCCTGTGGAAACGGGGGTAGCAAAATTTGTTGAATGGTATCGCGATTTTTACGGCGAGTAG